From one Streptomyces sp. SCSIO 30461 genomic stretch:
- a CDS encoding MFS transporter yields MATPPDSALSPSSLTPPDPLRWKALVVLAVAQLTVVLDASIVNVALPSIQRDLHFGDSDVQWIVNAYALAFGGFLLLGGRTADLLGRRRVFMIGLCLFAVASLLGGLAPSAGWLIAARAGQGLGAAIIAPAALSIVTTTFTEGAERNKALGIWGALAGAGGAIGVLLGGVLTQWAGWEWVMFVNVPICVGAAILTPRLVRESRGQERTGIDFAGAALVTGGLSVLVYALVDAERAGWGSGRTIGLLTLSAVLLLVFGLVELRIVKHPVMPLRIFRNRNLSSANMVSLLVGAALLSMFFFISLYLQQVLGFSALEAGLSYLPFSVASILAAGAASQLVTKVGPRPILLTGLVLTALGLLLFTRIPADGTFAGDVLLPSVVAALGLGFSFVPVTIVAVSGVTPQESGLASGLINTTQQIGGALGLAVLSSVANARIGELLKGKQLDGQTVAGAMTEGFRLAFAVGAGFALLGVVITLLAVPRTDRSVKDDVPVAMV; encoded by the coding sequence ATGGCAACGCCTCCCGATTCCGCGTTATCGCCTTCCTCGCTCACACCACCCGACCCCCTTCGCTGGAAGGCGCTCGTCGTACTCGCCGTCGCCCAACTGACGGTCGTGCTGGACGCATCGATCGTGAACGTCGCGCTGCCGTCGATCCAGCGGGACCTGCACTTCGGCGACTCCGACGTCCAGTGGATCGTCAACGCCTACGCCCTCGCCTTCGGCGGCTTCCTGCTCCTGGGAGGAAGGACCGCCGACCTGCTCGGGCGGCGGCGGGTGTTCATGATCGGACTCTGCCTCTTCGCCGTCGCATCGCTGCTCGGCGGACTGGCACCGAGTGCGGGCTGGCTGATCGCCGCCCGTGCGGGCCAGGGCCTCGGCGCCGCGATCATCGCGCCCGCCGCACTCTCCATCGTCACCACGACCTTCACCGAAGGCGCCGAACGCAACAAGGCGCTCGGGATCTGGGGCGCGCTCGCCGGGGCGGGCGGTGCCATCGGCGTACTGCTCGGCGGTGTGCTCACCCAGTGGGCGGGCTGGGAGTGGGTGATGTTCGTCAATGTGCCGATCTGCGTCGGCGCGGCCATCCTCACCCCGCGCCTCGTCCGCGAGAGCCGCGGCCAGGAGCGCACCGGGATCGACTTCGCCGGTGCCGCGCTGGTCACCGGCGGACTCAGCGTGCTGGTCTACGCGCTCGTGGACGCCGAGCGAGCGGGCTGGGGCTCGGGCAGGACCATCGGGTTGCTGACCCTGTCCGCCGTGCTGCTCCTGGTCTTCGGCCTGGTCGAACTACGCATCGTGAAGCACCCGGTGATGCCGTTGCGGATCTTCCGCAACCGCAACCTCTCCAGCGCCAACATGGTCTCCCTGCTGGTGGGCGCCGCGCTGCTGTCGATGTTCTTCTTCATTTCGCTCTACCTCCAGCAGGTGCTCGGATTCTCCGCACTCGAAGCCGGGCTGTCCTACCTGCCGTTCTCGGTGGCGAGCATCCTCGCGGCCGGTGCCGCATCGCAGCTGGTGACGAAGGTCGGGCCCAGGCCCATCCTCCTCACCGGCCTGGTGCTGACCGCGCTGGGACTGCTGCTGTTCACCCGCATCCCGGCCGACGGCACCTTCGCCGGGGACGTGCTGCTGCCATCGGTGGTCGCGGCCCTGGGACTTGGGTTCTCCTTCGTGCCCGTGACGATCGTCGCCGTCTCCGGTGTCACACCCCAGGAGTCCGGACTCGCCTCGGGGCTCATCAACACCACCCAGCAGATCGGCGGCGCACTCGGTCTCGCTGTGCTCTCGTCCGTGGCCAACGCTCGTATCGGCGAGCTTCTCAAGGGCAAGCAGCTCGACGGTCAGACCGTGGCCGGCGCGATGACGGAGGGCTTCCGGCTCGCCTTCGCGGTCGGAGCGGGATTCGCCCTGCTCGGTGTGGTGATCACCCTGCTCGCCGTTCCCAGGACCGACCGCTCGGTGAAGGACGACGTACCGGTCGCGATGGTCTGA
- a CDS encoding TetR/AcrR family transcriptional regulator, which produces MSNTPPPSRAPRGGRLRSDAARNRLKVLDAARAAFSESGRDAQMGDIARRAGVGIGTVYRHFPTKESLAEAIVAHRFQQTLDFLRNEVLPDPDPWNGLARSLEFCGTMQEQDRGYAETVTAMVGGSTFDAKAITELNELTDKVLKRAQAEGSVREDLTVADVSPLYIGLCHVVQAGVTDWRRYLGIILDGLRPRPEHTARRR; this is translated from the coding sequence TTGTCAAACACCCCTCCCCCTTCCCGTGCGCCCCGCGGCGGCAGGCTGCGCTCCGACGCCGCCCGCAACCGCCTCAAGGTCCTCGACGCGGCACGGGCCGCCTTCTCGGAGTCGGGCCGGGACGCCCAGATGGGCGATATCGCCCGCAGAGCGGGCGTGGGAATCGGGACGGTGTACCGCCACTTCCCCACCAAGGAGTCACTGGCGGAAGCGATCGTGGCACACCGCTTCCAGCAGACCCTGGATTTCCTCAGAAACGAGGTGCTCCCCGATCCCGACCCCTGGAACGGGCTCGCGCGCTCCCTGGAGTTCTGCGGAACCATGCAGGAACAGGACCGCGGTTACGCGGAGACGGTCACGGCGATGGTGGGCGGCAGCACATTCGACGCGAAGGCGATCACGGAGCTCAACGAGCTCACCGACAAAGTGCTCAAGCGGGCCCAGGCCGAAGGTTCGGTACGCGAGGACCTGACCGTCGCGGACGTCTCACCGCTCTACATCGGCCTGTGCCATGTCGTCCAGGCAGGGGTCACCGACTGGCGCCGCTATCTGGGCATCATCCTCGACGGGCTGCGGCCACGACCGGAGCACACCGCCCGACGGCGCTGA
- a CDS encoding NUDIX domain-containing protein, which produces MGTPDFIRRIRASVGTQLLFLPGVSAVVLDDDGRVLLVRRADTGEWSIIGGIPEPGEQPAATAIREVYEETGVRCVVDRVVLVQAKRPVVYPNGDECQFMEICLRCRAVGGEARVNDEESLDVGWFPVDTLPELQDFAVFRIRQALGDGPTWFDPSDAEADHRVGGV; this is translated from the coding sequence ATGGGCACGCCTGACTTCATCAGACGGATCCGGGCCAGCGTCGGTACCCAGCTCCTCTTCCTGCCGGGGGTGAGCGCGGTCGTGCTCGACGACGACGGCCGGGTCCTGCTGGTGAGGCGTGCCGACACCGGTGAGTGGTCGATCATCGGGGGTATTCCCGAGCCGGGAGAGCAGCCGGCCGCGACGGCGATCCGTGAGGTGTACGAGGAGACAGGGGTGCGCTGCGTGGTGGACCGGGTCGTGCTGGTCCAGGCCAAGCGGCCGGTCGTCTACCCCAACGGGGACGAGTGCCAGTTCATGGAGATCTGCCTGCGCTGCCGGGCGGTGGGTGGTGAAGCCAGGGTGAATGACGAGGAGTCGCTCGACGTGGGCTGGTTCCCGGTCGACACGCTCCCGGAGCTTCAGGACTTCGCCGTGTTCCGGATCAGGCAGGCGCTGGGCGATGGCCCCACCTGGTTCGATCCGTCCGACGCAGAGGCGGATCACCGCGTGGGCGGTGTCTGA
- the lnt gene encoding apolipoprotein N-acyltransferase: MSATVTPTEPQPQDPQPEPAAASLVQRLSGRFARPVAAALSGVLLFLSFPPRPLWWLALPGFALLAWCLHGRRPRAGFGLGYLAGLGFLLPLLIWTGEEVGALPWVALAAVEALFVAVTGLGVAVVSRLPWWPVWGAAVWVLGEGVRARVPFGGFPWGKIAFGQAEGWFLPLAAVGGTPVLGFAVVLCGFGLYECVRQARRYRWTGEFGRGPVAAAALSVLVPVSGAFAALPLVDGSAEDGTATVAAIQGNVPRLGLDFNSQRRAVLDNHARRTEQLADDVAAGKVAKPDLVLWPENSSDLDPYRNDDARRVIDRAVRRIGVPTVIGAVLTPDTGKLRNTLIEWDPELGPVDTYDKRHVQPFGEYIPMRSFVRLFSADVDRVSRDFGPGSEVGVFDLAGTKVGLATCYEAAFDWAVRDTVTHHAQLISVPSNNATFGRSEMTYQQLAMSQVRAVEHSRAVVVPVTSGVSAVINPDGKIVQQTEMFTPDALVAEVPLRSSLTPATRMGTLPEGLIAALAVGALGRVAYARRRGTSSSVS, encoded by the coding sequence GTGAGCGCCACCGTGACCCCCACCGAGCCCCAGCCTCAGGACCCCCAGCCCGAGCCCGCAGCCGCAAGCCTGGTTCAGCGGCTGTCGGGCCGGTTCGCAAGGCCGGTCGCCGCCGCGCTGTCCGGCGTCCTGCTGTTCCTGAGCTTCCCGCCCCGGCCGCTGTGGTGGCTGGCCCTGCCCGGCTTCGCGCTGCTCGCCTGGTGCCTGCACGGGCGCCGTCCGCGCGCGGGGTTCGGTCTCGGATACCTCGCGGGTCTGGGCTTCCTGCTGCCCCTCCTGATCTGGACCGGCGAGGAGGTGGGGGCACTGCCGTGGGTGGCGCTCGCGGCGGTCGAAGCGCTCTTCGTCGCCGTGACCGGACTGGGTGTCGCCGTCGTGTCCCGGCTGCCGTGGTGGCCGGTGTGGGGCGCCGCTGTCTGGGTGCTGGGCGAGGGCGTACGCGCCCGGGTGCCGTTCGGCGGTTTCCCCTGGGGCAAGATCGCGTTCGGGCAGGCCGAGGGGTGGTTCCTGCCGCTGGCGGCGGTGGGCGGTACCCCTGTGCTGGGTTTCGCGGTGGTGCTGTGCGGCTTCGGCCTGTACGAGTGCGTGCGTCAGGCCCGCCGCTACCGGTGGACCGGTGAGTTCGGGCGCGGGCCGGTCGCCGCCGCGGCGCTCAGTGTGCTCGTGCCCGTCTCCGGGGCGTTCGCCGCGCTGCCCCTCGTCGACGGTTCGGCCGAGGACGGTACCGCCACCGTCGCCGCGATCCAGGGCAATGTGCCCCGCCTCGGACTCGACTTCAACTCCCAGCGCAGGGCGGTCCTGGACAACCACGCCCGCCGTACCGAGCAGCTCGCCGACGATGTCGCGGCAGGCAAGGTGGCCAAGCCCGACCTGGTGCTGTGGCCGGAGAACTCCTCCGACCTCGATCCGTACCGCAACGACGACGCTCGCCGGGTGATCGACCGTGCGGTGCGCCGGATCGGTGTGCCCACGGTGATCGGCGCCGTCCTCACCCCGGACACGGGCAAGCTCCGCAACACCCTGATCGAATGGGATCCCGAGCTCGGCCCCGTCGACACCTACGACAAGCGGCATGTGCAGCCCTTCGGCGAGTACATCCCGATGCGTTCCTTCGTCCGGCTGTTCAGCGCTGACGTCGACCGCGTCAGCCGGGACTTCGGCCCTGGCAGCGAGGTGGGCGTCTTCGACCTCGCCGGCACCAAGGTGGGCCTCGCCACCTGCTACGAGGCGGCTTTCGACTGGGCGGTCCGCGACACCGTGACCCACCACGCCCAGCTGATCTCGGTGCCCAGCAACAACGCCACGTTCGGCCGGAGCGAGATGACCTACCAGCAGCTGGCGATGTCCCAGGTGAGGGCCGTCGAGCACAGCCGGGCCGTCGTGGTCCCGGTGACCAGTGGTGTCAGCGCGGTGATCAACCCGGACGGGAAGATCGTCCAGCAGACGGAGATGTTCACCCCGGACGCCCTGGTCGCGGAGGTCCCGCTGCGCTCCTCGCTCACCCCCGCCACTCGTATGGGCACGCTCCCCGAGGGGCTTATCGCCGCGCTCGCGGTGGGCGCGCTCGGCCGGGTCGCGTACGCGCGTCGCCGGGGCACGTCCTCGTCCGTGTCCTGA
- a CDS encoding threonine/serine dehydratase encodes MHELAYDDIASAKTRVTGYVRPVTVAPVEPGPGEKHQVWLALEYMQHTGSFKARGARNFIQAHRDAGTFPDAGVTIASGGNAGLACAWAAQQQGVPATVFLPAGAPPVKVARLRRLGADVRLVGAEYAEALAACEDFTAATGALASHAYDHPLIAAGAGTLLDEIRAHVPGLDTVVVAVGGGGLFAGVATAAERHGIRTVAAEPAGCRALNAGLEAGRPVDVGVDSVAADSLGARRASSMALAVAQREHARSVLAADEEIVEARRELWDQRRVAVEHGAATALAALTSRDGYRPDDGERVCVVLCGANTDPSDLV; translated from the coding sequence GTGCACGAGCTGGCCTACGACGACATCGCATCCGCCAAGACGCGAGTGACCGGGTACGTCCGGCCAGTCACGGTCGCCCCGGTCGAACCGGGGCCGGGTGAGAAGCACCAGGTCTGGCTGGCGCTGGAATACATGCAGCACACCGGGTCGTTCAAGGCCCGCGGCGCGCGGAACTTCATCCAGGCCCACCGTGACGCCGGTACCTTCCCGGACGCGGGGGTGACCATCGCATCCGGGGGCAACGCCGGGCTGGCCTGCGCCTGGGCCGCCCAGCAGCAGGGCGTTCCGGCCACCGTGTTCCTGCCCGCCGGAGCGCCGCCGGTGAAGGTCGCCAGGCTGCGCCGCCTCGGCGCCGATGTACGCCTCGTCGGTGCCGAGTACGCGGAGGCCCTCGCCGCCTGCGAGGACTTCACGGCGGCCACCGGAGCGCTCGCCAGCCACGCCTACGACCACCCGCTGATCGCCGCGGGCGCGGGCACGCTGCTCGACGAGATCAGGGCGCACGTCCCGGGCCTGGACACCGTGGTGGTGGCGGTCGGCGGCGGCGGGCTCTTCGCCGGGGTCGCCACCGCCGCCGAGCGGCACGGCATCCGCACGGTGGCGGCCGAGCCTGCCGGGTGCCGGGCGCTGAACGCCGGGCTTGAGGCGGGCCGTCCCGTCGATGTCGGCGTGGACTCCGTGGCGGCGGACTCCCTCGGTGCCCGCAGAGCCTCCTCGATGGCCCTCGCGGTCGCGCAGCGCGAGCACGCCCGCTCCGTGCTCGCCGCCGACGAGGAGATCGTCGAGGCGCGCAGGGAGCTGTGGGATCAGCGCCGGGTCGCGGTCGAGCACGGCGCCGCGACCGCGCTCGCGGCGCTCACGAGCCGTGACGGCTACCGTCCGGATGACGGTGAACGGGTGTGCGTGGTCCTCTGCGGTGCGAACACCGACCCTTCGGACCTCGTCTGA
- a CDS encoding aspartate/glutamate racemase family protein translates to MKIALMDSGIGLLAAAAAVRRLRPEAELVLSCDPDGMPWGPRTPEDLTARALTVARAAAAHRPDALIVACNTASVHALPALRAALEPGVPVIGTVPAIKPAAAGGGRVAIWATPATTGSAYQRGLISDFADGAEVTEVPCPGLADAVEQADEDAIDRTVAAAAALTPMDVRAVVLGCTHYELVAERIRAAVGKGRPGGLPPLVLHGSAGAVAAQALRRAGTRPAGATAPSTGLTVLLSGRVGVLPRPAMAYAEGRLLAAADTVNPVTPVR, encoded by the coding sequence GTGAAGATCGCACTCATGGACTCCGGGATCGGCCTGCTCGCGGCCGCCGCCGCGGTACGCAGGCTGCGACCCGAGGCGGAGCTGGTGCTCTCCTGCGATCCGGACGGGATGCCCTGGGGGCCTCGCACCCCGGAGGACCTGACCGCACGCGCGCTCACCGTGGCACGTGCCGCGGCGGCACACCGCCCGGACGCGCTGATCGTCGCCTGCAACACGGCGAGCGTGCACGCGCTGCCCGCGCTGCGCGCGGCCCTGGAGCCCGGCGTGCCCGTGATCGGCACGGTGCCCGCCATCAAGCCCGCAGCCGCAGGCGGCGGGCGAGTCGCCATCTGGGCCACCCCCGCCACCACCGGCAGCGCCTACCAGCGGGGGCTGATCAGCGACTTCGCCGACGGGGCCGAGGTCACCGAAGTGCCCTGCCCTGGGCTCGCGGACGCCGTCGAGCAGGCCGACGAGGACGCCATCGACCGCACCGTCGCCGCGGCCGCCGCACTCACTCCGATGGACGTACGGGCCGTCGTTCTCGGCTGCACCCACTATGAACTGGTCGCCGAACGCATCCGCGCCGCCGTCGGCAAGGGCCGCCCCGGCGGACTCCCGCCGCTGGTCCTGCACGGTTCGGCCGGTGCCGTCGCGGCGCAGGCACTACGCCGCGCCGGCACCCGGCCGGCCGGCGCAACGGCACCGAGTACCGGCCTGACCGTGCTGCTGAGCGGGCGCGTCGGAGTCCTGCCGCGACCTGCGATGGCCTACGCCGAAGGGCGGCTCCTCGCCGCCGCGGACACGGTGAATCCGGTCACCCCGGTCCGCTGA
- a CDS encoding glycosyltransferase, producing the protein MGTLAWIAVISLGVWLWLLLGRGFFWRTDQRLPRCDAAPGVYDDWPTVVIVVPARDEAAVLPESLPSLLRQAYPGQAEVILVDDGSTDGTGALARELSARYGGLPLTVASPGEPDAGWTGKLWSLRHGIALALSEDPEYLLLTDADIAHEPDSLSELVAAARAHGIDLVSQMARLRVATLWERLVVPAFVYFFAQLYPFRWINRRKPGRRARATAAAGGCVLLRTATAVRAGIPESVRQSVIDDVAVARAVRRAGGRVWLGLAERVDSIRPYPRLADLWRMVSRSAYAQLRHSPLLLAGTAAGLVVVYLVPPVAAFAGMYAAGGTVAAVAGWAGLAAWALMAGTYMPMLRYYRQSLWLAPLLPLTALLYLLMTVDSAMRHYRGRGAAWKGRTYTRPEAAQDR; encoded by the coding sequence ATGGGCACCCTCGCGTGGATCGCCGTGATTTCCCTGGGCGTATGGCTGTGGCTGCTGCTGGGCCGGGGGTTCTTCTGGCGTACGGATCAACGGCTGCCACGGTGCGACGCGGCACCGGGCGTTTATGACGACTGGCCGACGGTGGTGATTGTCGTACCGGCACGGGACGAAGCCGCCGTACTTCCGGAGAGCCTGCCCTCGCTGCTGCGTCAGGCGTATCCGGGTCAGGCCGAGGTGATTCTCGTGGACGACGGCAGTACGGACGGCACGGGCGCCCTGGCCCGCGAGTTGTCGGCGCGCTACGGCGGGCTGCCGCTCACCGTGGCGTCACCGGGTGAACCGGACGCCGGTTGGACGGGCAAGCTCTGGTCGCTACGGCACGGCATCGCGCTCGCGCTGAGCGAGGACCCCGAGTACCTGCTGCTCACGGACGCCGATATCGCGCATGAGCCGGACAGTCTGTCGGAGCTGGTCGCCGCCGCCCGTGCGCATGGCATCGATCTGGTCTCGCAGATGGCGCGGCTGCGGGTGGCCACCCTTTGGGAGCGGCTGGTGGTCCCTGCCTTCGTCTACTTCTTCGCACAGCTCTATCCGTTCCGCTGGATCAATCGCCGCAAGCCCGGGCGGCGGGCGCGGGCCACGGCCGCAGCGGGCGGCTGCGTGCTACTGCGGACCGCGACGGCGGTCCGGGCCGGAATCCCGGAGTCGGTCAGGCAGTCGGTGATCGACGATGTCGCGGTGGCGCGCGCTGTGCGGCGGGCCGGGGGGCGGGTGTGGCTGGGGCTCGCCGAGCGGGTGGACAGCATCCGCCCCTATCCACGACTGGCGGATCTGTGGCGGATGGTCTCGCGCAGCGCCTACGCCCAGCTTCGGCACAGTCCGCTGCTGCTCGCGGGGACGGCGGCCGGGCTCGTGGTGGTGTACCTGGTGCCGCCGGTGGCGGCGTTCGCGGGGATGTACGCGGCAGGAGGCACCGTTGCGGCTGTCGCGGGATGGGCGGGGCTCGCCGCGTGGGCGCTGATGGCCGGGACGTACATGCCGATGCTGCGCTACTACCGGCAGTCGCTGTGGCTGGCTCCGCTGCTTCCGCTCACGGCACTGCTCTACCTGCTGATGACGGTGGACTCGGCGATGCGGCACTACCGGGGGCGTGGAGCGGCCTGGAAGGGGCGCACATACACGCGCCCCGAGGCCGCGCAGGACCGCTGA
- a CDS encoding TerD family protein encodes MLKGANVPVPAKAVQVELGWRSGRGVPDVDASALLLASGSGKVRSDADFVFYNQPEHASGAVRHEGKRTQGSATTDRIAVDLGRVEPSVERIVLAASADGGSFGQVPGMYVRVLDAAGGAEIARYESGDATVETAFILGELYRRQGGWKFRAVGQGYQSGLEGLAVDFGITVDEPQQPASARSAPVAPAPAASAPSTPASLAAGPQGAPAPVRLSKITLTKEAPSVSLTKQGGTSGAMRVNLNWQVRKQFAGWGSKLGRAVAMHADLDLDLCALFELTDGRKGVVQALGNAFGALHQPPYIHLDGDDRTGSLAEGENLTVNLDHKDKLSRVVIFVAIYSGARSFADLHATVTLRPENGAPIEFSLDECTVPSTVCALVLLTNRDGDLIVQREARYLVPERGVSPQRTIDQAYGWGMNWTPGRK; translated from the coding sequence ATGCTCAAAGGGGCGAATGTCCCCGTGCCCGCGAAGGCCGTACAGGTGGAGCTGGGGTGGCGTTCGGGCCGCGGCGTGCCCGATGTCGACGCCTCTGCTCTGCTGCTCGCCTCCGGGTCGGGAAAGGTCCGGTCCGACGCGGACTTCGTCTTCTACAACCAGCCGGAGCACGCCTCGGGAGCGGTCCGCCACGAGGGCAAGCGTACCCAGGGTTCCGCGACCACCGATCGCATCGCCGTCGACCTCGGGCGCGTCGAGCCGTCCGTCGAGCGGATCGTCCTTGCGGCGTCGGCGGACGGCGGCAGCTTCGGGCAGGTGCCGGGAATGTACGTCCGGGTTCTCGACGCGGCGGGCGGGGCGGAGATCGCCCGCTACGAGAGTGGCGACGCGACGGTCGAGACGGCGTTCATCCTCGGCGAGCTCTACCGGCGCCAGGGCGGGTGGAAGTTCCGCGCGGTGGGCCAGGGGTACCAGAGCGGACTCGAGGGACTCGCCGTCGACTTCGGCATCACGGTCGACGAGCCCCAGCAGCCGGCGTCCGCGCGCTCCGCCCCTGTCGCTCCGGCCCCCGCCGCTTCCGCTCCTTCCACCCCCGCATCCCTCGCCGCGGGGCCCCAGGGTGCCCCGGCGCCCGTGCGGCTCAGCAAGATCACCTTGACCAAGGAAGCGCCGTCCGTCTCGCTGACCAAGCAGGGCGGGACATCCGGCGCCATGCGCGTCAACCTCAACTGGCAGGTCCGCAAGCAGTTCGCGGGCTGGGGATCCAAGCTCGGCCGGGCCGTGGCCATGCACGCCGACCTCGATCTCGACCTGTGCGCGCTGTTCGAACTCACCGACGGCCGCAAGGGTGTCGTGCAGGCTCTCGGCAACGCCTTCGGAGCCCTCCACCAGCCCCCGTACATCCACCTCGACGGCGACGACCGCACCGGCTCTCTGGCCGAGGGTGAGAACCTCACCGTCAATCTCGACCACAAGGACAAACTCAGCCGCGTCGTCATCTTCGTCGCCATCTACTCCGGCGCCCGCAGCTTTGCCGACCTGCACGCCACCGTCACCCTCCGGCCGGAGAACGGTGCACCGATCGAGTTCTCGCTGGACGAGTGCACCGTGCCGTCGACGGTCTGCGCCCTCGTGCTCCTCACCAACCGGGACGGCGACCTGATCGTGCAGCGCGAGGCGCGCTATCTGGTTCCCGAGCGCGGTGTCAGCCCGCAACGCACCATCGACCAGGCCTACGGCTGGGGCATGAACTGGACACCCGGCAGGAAGTGA
- a CDS encoding DUF6643 family protein, protein MTSPRSTYGGGYYSVPPFADTPIYDSLVAERGTPQIAPIRVPAAYDSVGSIGGGYMPALPAALPALPAAPSQPAPSYGYPQPMSQPVPLQQAQAPYIPQQAGVPRGYPGVQPQQPPRPVATGYEAMRPAAPRPIPTPAPYDDPYNRPYQGGGY, encoded by the coding sequence ATGACCTCCCCCCGCTCCACCTACGGTGGCGGCTACTACTCCGTGCCGCCGTTCGCCGACACCCCGATCTACGACTCCCTTGTCGCCGAGCGGGGCACGCCTCAGATCGCCCCGATCCGAGTGCCCGCCGCCTACGACTCGGTCGGCTCCATCGGCGGCGGCTACATGCCGGCGCTGCCCGCGGCCCTGCCCGCGCTCCCGGCGGCTCCGTCCCAGCCCGCACCGTCGTACGGCTACCCGCAGCCGATGTCGCAGCCCGTTCCGCTGCAACAGGCCCAGGCGCCGTACATCCCCCAGCAGGCCGGTGTCCCGCGCGGCTACCCGGGTGTCCAGCCCCAGCAGCCACCCCGCCCGGTGGCGACCGGCTACGAGGCGATGCGCCCGGCGGCGCCGCGCCCGATACCGACCCCGGCGCCCTACGACGACCCGTACAACCGCCCCTACCAAGGCGGCGGATACTAG
- a CDS encoding MOSC domain-containing protein, whose product MTGLVLRSVHVHPVKSCGGFAPDSAVVEPWGLAGDRRWMLVDATGLAVTQRQQARLALASAVPADEGGIQLTAPGQEPLTVAVPEPGCTVVVELFGEKVEAVPVGTASDDWFGAYVGAPVRLVHLDDPARRRPVDAAYARPGETVSFADGFPLLLTTRSSLDALNGLIAEGGDPDEGPLPMNRFRPNLVVEGAEPWAEDRWRRIQVGEVRFRVAKPCGRCVVTTTDQSTALRGREPLRTLARHRRIGDRLVFGQNLVPETAGVVRVGDAVRIID is encoded by the coding sequence ATGACTGGTCTCGTGCTTCGCTCCGTCCATGTCCATCCCGTCAAGTCCTGCGGCGGATTCGCTCCGGACTCGGCGGTCGTGGAGCCGTGGGGTCTGGCCGGTGACCGGCGGTGGATGCTCGTGGATGCCACGGGCCTGGCGGTGACCCAGCGTCAACAAGCCCGGCTCGCGCTGGCGTCCGCAGTGCCCGCCGACGAGGGTGGGATCCAGCTGACCGCGCCCGGGCAGGAGCCGCTGACCGTGGCGGTGCCCGAGCCGGGGTGCACAGTCGTCGTGGAGCTTTTCGGGGAGAAGGTGGAGGCGGTGCCGGTGGGCACCGCGTCCGACGACTGGTTCGGGGCCTATGTCGGCGCACCGGTTCGGCTGGTGCATCTGGACGATCCCGCCCGGCGCAGACCGGTGGACGCGGCCTACGCCCGGCCTGGCGAGACGGTCTCGTTCGCGGACGGGTTCCCGCTGCTGCTGACCACACGGTCGTCGCTCGACGCGCTGAACGGGCTGATCGCCGAGGGAGGCGATCCGGATGAGGGCCCGCTGCCGATGAACCGGTTCCGGCCCAATCTGGTCGTGGAGGGCGCAGAGCCCTGGGCCGAGGACCGGTGGCGGAGGATCCAGGTCGGCGAGGTCCGCTTCCGGGTGGCCAAACCCTGCGGCCGGTGCGTCGTGACGACCACGGACCAGTCCACGGCACTGCGCGGCAGGGAACCGCTGCGGACCCTGGCCCGGCACCGGCGCATCGGGGACCGGCTGGTCTTCGGACAGAACCTGGTGCCGGAGACCGCGGGGGTGGTCCGGGTCGGCGACGCGGTGCGGATCATCGACTGA